A region of Ignatzschineria larvae DSM 13226 DNA encodes the following proteins:
- a CDS encoding nucleotidyltransferase family protein, with translation MIALLLMAAGSSERFKASSPHPPRHKLTMTYRNSRTLLEESYQHAHQVIASENILIVTNQLEPNIAEIAHTLPSPHISIQSKGLGESIAKGLAFALKHNPHYEAVLILPADLPFIQANSFKQVIAALTQYPKHNIRPYYQDIAGHPVAFQRCYFSELLQLSGDQGAQKIVQKQPLKKIYLEDPGIIQDIDTYEDFCQYHPI, from the coding sequence ATGATAGCCTTACTACTAATGGCCGCCGGTTCCAGTGAGCGCTTCAAAGCAAGCAGTCCTCATCCCCCAAGACATAAATTAACAATGACTTACCGTAATTCTCGAACGCTATTAGAAGAGAGCTATCAACATGCGCATCAAGTCATCGCTTCTGAAAATATCTTGATTGTTACCAATCAACTTGAACCCAATATTGCCGAAATTGCCCATACTCTGCCAAGTCCACATATCAGCATTCAAAGTAAGGGGTTAGGAGAAAGTATTGCAAAAGGTTTAGCCTTTGCCTTAAAACATAATCCACACTATGAAGCAGTACTCATTCTACCAGCAGATCTTCCCTTTATTCAGGCAAATAGCTTTAAACAAGTGATCGCCGCGTTAACACAATATCCTAAGCACAATATTCGCCCCTATTACCAAGATATTGCCGGTCATCCTGTTGCCTTTCAGCGATGTTATTTTTCTGAATTACTGCAATTAAGTGGAGATCAAGGAGCGCAGAAAATTGTTCAAAAACAGCCCCTCAAAAAGATATATCTAGAAGATCCTGGAATTATCCAAGATATTGATACCTACGAAGATTTTTGTCAGTATCACCCGATTTAA
- a CDS encoding c-type cytochrome has translation MKIKFRYIIYVVIIIMVAVIAFFSWEERRTPDTPLQTNQASKEQIQRGEYLAKLGDCASCHTAENGAMLAGGYAMDTPFGLLYSSNLTPSADYGIGRWTSDDFYRAMTDGVAPPNRNLYPAMPYTYFTNITREDSDALYAYLMSIPAIDVAIPENELGFPFNQRMMLMGWNLLFLDKTPLPAISEGDSEAWKRGKYIVDTLGHCAMCHSPMGELGELERDKLLQGGILGSFQAPNITPKGLAERGWTKADLKTYFKEGIAPQGSAFSDMYLVIKNSTQYLSESDIDAIATYLMGDKPLAPREIATKEVAAGAPGRDLYLNMCAGCHNDDGLGKPNVAVSMIGNSTINNPDSHNLITAILEGLPWQTFPNYERFQSMPAFKNELTDEEIATLVNYLRTTYADLPGDVTSHEVKALR, from the coding sequence ATGAAAATAAAATTTCGTTACATTATCTATGTGGTCATTATCATTATGGTGGCCGTTATTGCCTTTTTCTCCTGGGAAGAGCGCAGAACACCCGATACACCGCTTCAAACAAACCAAGCCTCTAAAGAGCAGATCCAACGTGGTGAGTATTTAGCAAAACTGGGGGATTGTGCTTCTTGTCATACTGCTGAAAATGGCGCTATGCTTGCCGGCGGTTATGCGATGGATACCCCTTTTGGTCTATTATATAGTAGCAACTTAACCCCCTCTGCTGATTATGGTATTGGTCGTTGGACAAGTGATGATTTCTACCGGGCAATGACCGATGGAGTTGCACCGCCCAATCGTAATCTCTATCCGGCGATGCCCTATACTTATTTTACTAATATCACTAGAGAAGATTCTGATGCACTCTACGCTTATCTCATGTCGATTCCGGCGATTGATGTTGCGATTCCTGAGAATGAACTCGGATTTCCCTTTAATCAGCGCATGATGCTAATGGGTTGGAATCTACTATTCCTCGATAAAACCCCTTTACCAGCGATCTCTGAAGGGGATTCAGAGGCATGGAAGCGAGGTAAATATATTGTAGATACCTTAGGGCACTGCGCTATGTGTCATTCTCCAATGGGAGAGTTAGGGGAATTAGAGCGCGATAAACTACTCCAAGGCGGTATTCTTGGCAGTTTCCAAGCGCCTAATATTACCCCTAAAGGTCTTGCTGAACGGGGTTGGACCAAAGCGGATCTAAAAACCTATTTCAAAGAAGGTATTGCGCCACAAGGCTCTGCTTTTAGTGATATGTATTTAGTCATTAAAAATAGCACGCAATATCTCTCTGAAAGTGATATCGATGCTATTGCCACCTATCTTATGGGCGACAAACCGCTTGCGCCTAGAGAGATCGCTACCAAAGAGGTCGCAGCAGGAGCACCCGGTCGAGATCTCTATCTCAACATGTGTGCCGGTTGCCATAATGATGATGGCTTAGGAAAACCTAATGTCGCAGTTTCAATGATCGGCAACAGCACGATCAACAATCCTGATAGTCATAATCTGATTACCGCTATTTTAGAAGGACTTCCTTGGCAAACATTTCCGAACTATGAGCGTTTCCAATCTATGCCCGCTTTTAAAAATGAGCTAACAGACGAAGAGATTGCCACATTAGTCAATTATCTACGAACCACTTATGCGGATCTTCCCGGCGATGTCACAAGTCATGAGGTGAAAGCGTTACGTTAA
- a CDS encoding (2Fe-2S)-binding protein translates to MTDTQSTMVFKPITLTINGEKVGPIEVPEGIVMLDFLHEYLNLTGSRMGCGQGICHACVIIVDHPDGTSEEMRTCITGAHFFNGKTVRTIEGIAHKDKSGEVIPSPVQKAFMDHFSFQCGYCTPGFVNATTIFMEQLAKNLIPRADLEGAIETALNDHICRCTGYVRYYEAVRDLVLATPGLIKG, encoded by the coding sequence ATGACAGATACACAAAGCACAATGGTTTTTAAACCAATAACATTAACCATTAATGGCGAAAAAGTCGGCCCAATCGAGGTTCCGGAAGGCATTGTAATGCTCGATTTCCTGCATGAATATCTCAATTTAACGGGATCAAGAATGGGATGCGGCCAAGGCATTTGCCACGCTTGTGTCATTATTGTCGATCACCCTGATGGTACTAGTGAAGAGATGCGTACCTGTATTACCGGCGCTCACTTCTTTAACGGTAAAACAGTTCGCACCATTGAAGGAATTGCCCATAAAGATAAGTCAGGTGAAGTGATTCCTTCGCCTGTTCAGAAAGCCTTTATGGATCATTTTAGCTTTCAATGCGGCTATTGCACTCCCGGATTTGTCAATGCTACGACGATATTTATGGAACAGTTAGCCAAAAACCTGATTCCAAGAGCCGATTTAGAAGGGGCTATTGAAACAGCCCTTAATGATCATATCTGTCGCTGTACCGGTTATGTTCGCTACTATGAAGCAGTCAGAGATTTAGTACTCGCTACCCCGGGATTAATTAAAGGATAG
- a CDS encoding xanthine dehydrogenase family protein molybdopterin-binding subunit — protein MKAEISRRHFLKTVVIGGVSVYVAQPFSPAFAALFEENILQIPEWNPKTHRVECRTDALAKVQGEKVFSMDIRAKDMPHWPQNQSHAMLLRVTEADKIYQGFDLSLLENGLMPDKIVTAADLERDGISFPAFFGDDMLLPEGKTPQYLGQAVALLIYHDFNRFRFAKNALKFKNNIIKWGEYTGYVERNPWGTYRGVRVGADNPFEPDTYSSLKDISISPTSFKKHLPVWPEGREGGKLDEEGMYYADQIAKELENPPEDWLVLDRMFYSQSIDTCAMEPNNSNGWYDADNEALHLVMAAQSPFEVMNSLLEMINRSQFKMKKLFLHPCFTVGYGSKDHAPEPIYGAMATLYGDGRPVRLANDRYEQFQSALKRHAFDMHFKMAVNKKTHKIEAFTGKFIGNGGGRCNFTPGVMAVGATGVQGIYYIPKSDLAAVGIASRAVDAGSARGYGTLQAMPAMDTLMDEAAKLLNIDPVEFRLNNLMKSGMKNTQGAIPGGMMRGEEVLTACAEQAIWKDREKRKAEYEKAHPGKIFATGISCVQKDYGTGQEASFARIELGRNGDLRLWHSGIEIGTGMSTSQSVLLAKYLGKPADQSTYGTTEWPLLPLYMTISPETITQEEQDQLEKDPLWTPFLSSPSSASNSAYFFSHVTSESARVLFDYGIWPAAMSIWSEGIGGGQAAPLTIRKEDARWTAKGLTADGLEPLPLERIAKRIYEQNGLTAVVGHGFNRWQWAHADFAIDDQVAPTRYALDGLSLRWGNQEEYKVAPRVSVFYPKTRRNNAGVTYYTAVATSVEVAIDRASGVVDLLDHHTVVECGNMIVPQLVSGQIEGGVAMGIGHALHEYLPLYEDGPGNGTWNFNRYRLPLASDVAVWKQTRAVLPPLSETDPPKGMAEVPMIPVVSAITNAIAAGTGHYFNKHPILPQDILEILK, from the coding sequence TTGAAAGCTGAAATCTCCCGAAGACATTTCTTAAAAACTGTAGTAATAGGCGGAGTCTCTGTATATGTTGCTCAACCTTTTAGCCCCGCATTTGCTGCTCTTTTTGAAGAAAACATTCTCCAAATACCAGAATGGAATCCTAAGACTCATCGCGTAGAGTGCCGCACGGACGCGCTCGCTAAAGTCCAAGGGGAAAAAGTCTTTTCAATGGATATCCGTGCCAAAGATATGCCTCATTGGCCACAAAATCAGTCGCACGCCATGCTGCTTCGAGTCACAGAAGCCGATAAGATCTATCAAGGTTTTGATCTCTCGCTACTTGAGAATGGTTTAATGCCTGATAAAATCGTCACTGCCGCTGATCTGGAGCGTGATGGCATCTCGTTCCCTGCTTTCTTCGGCGATGATATGTTATTGCCGGAAGGTAAAACCCCGCAATATTTAGGGCAAGCAGTCGCTCTCTTGATTTATCATGATTTTAATCGTTTCCGTTTTGCCAAAAATGCCCTTAAATTTAAGAATAATATTATCAAATGGGGCGAATATACCGGATATGTAGAGCGCAATCCTTGGGGAACCTATCGCGGTGTCCGCGTGGGGGCGGATAATCCCTTTGAACCTGATACCTATTCTAGCCTTAAAGATATTTCAATCTCCCCTACTTCATTCAAAAAACACCTTCCTGTTTGGCCGGAAGGTCGAGAAGGTGGGAAGCTCGATGAGGAAGGTATGTATTATGCCGACCAAATAGCGAAAGAATTAGAAAATCCGCCAGAAGATTGGTTAGTGTTAGATCGTATGTTCTACTCTCAGTCTATCGATACTTGTGCAATGGAGCCGAATAACTCGAATGGTTGGTATGATGCAGATAATGAAGCGTTACATCTTGTGATGGCTGCGCAATCGCCTTTTGAAGTGATGAATTCACTCCTAGAGATGATTAATCGCTCTCAATTTAAGATGAAAAAGCTCTTCTTACACCCTTGCTTTACAGTGGGATATGGCTCAAAAGACCATGCACCTGAACCTATTTATGGCGCAATGGCGACTCTTTATGGCGATGGTCGCCCTGTAAGACTTGCGAATGACCGTTATGAGCAGTTCCAATCAGCGCTTAAGCGTCATGCCTTTGATATGCATTTCAAAATGGCTGTGAACAAAAAGACCCACAAAATTGAAGCTTTTACCGGAAAGTTTATCGGTAATGGTGGTGGGCGTTGTAATTTTACGCCCGGTGTTATGGCCGTAGGCGCAACGGGAGTCCAAGGAATCTACTATATTCCTAAGAGTGACCTTGCAGCCGTAGGTATCGCCTCTCGCGCGGTCGATGCAGGTTCTGCACGTGGCTATGGAACATTGCAAGCAATGCCGGCGATGGATACATTGATGGATGAAGCGGCAAAACTATTAAATATCGACCCTGTTGAATTTCGTCTCAATAATCTTATGAAATCCGGTATGAAAAATACTCAAGGTGCTATTCCTGGCGGGATGATGCGGGGTGAAGAGGTATTAACAGCTTGCGCTGAACAAGCGATCTGGAAGGATCGAGAAAAACGAAAAGCAGAATATGAGAAAGCACATCCCGGAAAAATTTTCGCAACGGGGATCTCTTGTGTTCAGAAAGATTACGGCACCGGACAAGAAGCCTCTTTTGCCAGAATTGAACTTGGTCGCAATGGCGATCTTCGCCTATGGCATAGTGGTATTGAGATCGGCACCGGCATGTCCACTTCACAATCAGTACTATTGGCAAAATATCTTGGAAAGCCTGCCGACCAATCGACTTATGGCACTACAGAATGGCCACTCTTGCCGCTCTATATGACCATTAGTCCTGAAACCATTACTCAAGAAGAACAGGATCAATTAGAGAAAGATCCACTCTGGACACCTTTCCTCTCTTCCCCTTCAAGTGCGAGTAACTCTGCTTACTTCTTCTCTCACGTCACTTCAGAATCGGCACGAGTACTCTTTGATTATGGTATTTGGCCGGCGGCAATGTCGATTTGGTCTGAAGGGATCGGTGGTGGGCAAGCGGCACCTTTAACGATTCGTAAAGAAGATGCAAGATGGACGGCTAAAGGTTTAACAGCAGATGGTTTAGAACCGCTACCTTTAGAACGTATTGCAAAACGAATCTATGAACAAAATGGCTTAACAGCAGTTGTAGGCCATGGCTTTAACCGTTGGCAATGGGCACATGCTGATTTTGCCATTGATGATCAAGTCGCTCCAACTCGCTATGCGCTCGATGGCCTTTCCCTTCGTTGGGGAAATCAAGAGGAGTATAAAGTGGCCCCCCGCGTCTCTGTTTTCTATCCGAAAACACGTCGCAATAATGCCGGCGTTACCTACTACACTGCGGTGGCAACATCTGTAGAAGTAGCCATTGATCGAGCGAGTGGCGTTGTTGATCTACTTGATCATCATACCGTCGTTGAATGTGGCAATATGATTGTTCCTCAACTGGTTTCCGGACAGATTGAAGGCGGTGTTGCTATGGGTATTGGTCATGCGTTGCACGAGTATCTCCCACTTTACGAAGATGGCCCCGGCAATGGCACCTGGAACTTTAACCGCTATCGCCTACCGCTTGCGAGTGATGTGGCCGTTTGGAAACAGACGCGCGCAGTTTTACCACCGCTCTCTGAGACTGATCCCCCCAAAGGCATGGCTGAAGTACCAATGATACCGGTTGTATCCGCAATTACCAATGCAATCGCTGCCGGCACCGGTCACTACTTCAATAAACACCCCATATTACCGCAAGATATTTTGGAGATTCTCAAATGA